The region CCTCTCGGTAGCGCCTGAGTTCCGTGACCGGATTGAATGTGTCCGGGTTGCGGAGATTGATGATGTCGAGGACGAGCGGTTCGCTCCCCACGAAGACCGTTTCACCGGGTTGTACCGCCTTTGGGCCGGCATCCTGTGCGGCTGCCGGGGCGACGAGGGCCAGAGTTAGGATAAACAGGAAAATGAGAAGATACCGAGGTGCCGTTCTCTTATCAGTCATAGTTCCATCCTTGTTTCGGCGATATATATGCATGTTGAAACGCCGCAGGCGACACTCCCCCTCCCCGGATGAACCTGCCCGACCGTCGCAAATCCGCATCTGATTCCGCTTCCTCACTCTTGACCGAATCATTGATGTGGAGGGAGGATATCTCACGGTGGGGATGCCATGAAGACCTCCGATCGGGACGTGCAGGGTTTTATCGGGAAGGAGATCGGGAATGAGCAGGCGGCCCGGGCCATGGTGCGGAAGACGGGGTGTACTGCCGACCGTTACCTGCCGGCGGTCATCCCTGTGCCGCTCACCCTGACCTCCGCGTTCATCGTCAAGGACCGGGGCGTGCTCCTGATCGACACCGGCAACCCCGGTGATGAGGGACCCATTCTGTCTGCGATGAGGAGGTCCGGCATCCGCCCCGACGACGTCTCCCTGATCCTCGTCACCCACGGTCACCCGGACCACTACGGGAGCGCCGAGGCGCTTCGGGACCTGACCGGCGCCCCGGTCGCCGTTCACGAGGCCGACGCCGGCGCCGTGCGCCGGGGGTATGACGGACTGCTCTTTCCCGCCGGCATCGTATCGCGCCTGATCGGGTTTGCGACGGGTAGGATGACCGTCCTCGATTCGGGCGGCGTTGAGCCCGATATCGTCGTCGAGGGAACCGCTGACCTGGCGGCCTTTGGGGTTCGGGGCAAGGTCGTCCCCACGCCGGGGCATACCGCGGGCTCGGTCTCGGTCCTCGTCGCCGGCGGGACTGCCGTCGTCGGCGACCTCCTCTCCTCTCTGATTCCGGGCGGGAGGCCCAGGCTGCCCTTTCGGACGGAGGACCCTGCGGCGGCGCGGAGGAGTCTCCGCGCACTCCTTGCCTTCGGACCGGAGCGCATCTATGCGGCGCATGGGGGCCCTTGGACAGGAACAGAGGTTTGGAGGCGGTTTGGGAACGGGAGGCGGGAGGTATAACCGGAGGGCTTTTCTTGTCAACCGTAAATCAAAGATGGGTTGACATGAGAAGTCCGGTCCCCGATATGATGGAGCGCTAAATTACATGGCAAGGATACCGCAATGCATGAGCACCCAGCACCCCGACAACGTCAACCTGCCGTTCTTTGCCGAGAGTCCGGAACTCGGCGGTGAAGACGAGGTTCAAGAGGCGTACTACGCCTACTCCCACTTGGGGTGCACCGAGCAGATGTGGGACTGCGAGGGAAAAGAGGTCGACAACTTTGTGGTCAGGAAACTGCTGACCCGGTACGACACGTTCTTCCGGGAGAAGAGGCTCGGCCGGGACGTCTTCCTGACGCTCCGGGTCCCGAACCCCGAGGTCGAGACGGCCGAGGCGAAGATACTCCTTGAGACGCTCGAGAGCATCCCGCGGTCGTTCGATACGGCGTGCCTCTTCTATGGAAACGAGTGTCCCCCGATATTCGAGGTGATCCTCCCGATGACGGCGTCTCATGTCGCCATCGATAACATCTACCGCTATTACACCGATATCGTCGTCGGAAAACAGGAGAGGAGCCTCGGGGAAGGGGGCATGACCATTGCGGACTGGATCGGGAAGTTCCGGCCCGACCGGATCAACGTAATCCCGCTCTTTGAGGAGATGGACCATATGCTCGATGCGCACAACGTGGTCAGGCGCTACCTCGAAGGCAAGGACATCACCGACCAGCGCGTCTTCCTCGCCCGGTCCGACCCGGCGATGAACTACGGGCTCATCAGCGCGGTCCTCCTGAACAAGATCGCGCTCCAAAACCTCTCCGAGGTCTCGGAGGAGACCGAGACCCGGATCTACCCCATCATCGGCGTGGGTTCGGCCCCTTTCAGGGGCGGCCTCTCCCCCGAGACCGTCGATCAGGTCACCGCCGAGTACCCGAGCGTCCATACATTCACGGTCCAGTCGGCGTTCAAGTACGATCACCCGCTCGAAGAGGTCCAGAGTGCGGTCCGGCGGCTGGAAGAGCGGAAGCCCGGGCGGCCCCGTCCCATCGACGCAGAGGCGGCGCTCGACCTGATCGGGAGGTACAGCCGGGCATACGAGCGACGGCTCGGGCCGCTTGCCCCCCTGATCAACCGGGTTGCCCGTTATGTTCCCGAGCGACGGAAGCGAAAACTGCACATTGGCCTCTTCGGCTACGCCCGGAGCACCGGCGGGATTACCCTGCCGCGGGCGATCAAGTTCACCGCCGCCCTCTACTCGGTCGGTCTTCCTCCCGAGATCCTTGGTCTGGATGCGCTTGACGATGCGGACATCGGGTTTATCAGGGAGACCTACGTCAACTTCGACGAGGACCTGAGGGCCGCCGCCCGCTACCTTAACACGGAGACCGGGTTCGTCCCCAGGGAACTTGCGGATAGGGTGGCCGACCTGGTCGATGTCGAGCCGGACGCGGAGCATGCGGAGATCACGAGCGAGATCGCTTCGGCGCTCCGTGAGAACGAGACAGGAAGGTTGAGTTCACTTGTCCTCTCGGCCGCGCACCGGCGGAAGTTCTTGGGATGACCGGATGCCCTGCCGAGGAGATGCTAAAAAAGGATAAGCGTTTGCCCCCGCACATTTGTGGGGGAAGCGCACAGGGTCACTCGATGGTGAACATCATCGTGAATGTGGTCTCGTTTCCGGTCACGTTCTCCCACGGGCGCTTGTAGATCGCAGAGAACTCACCGGTGCCCTTCTCGGCGGCGAGGTACTGCCATTCGTGCGTGCCTCCGGCCCCCACGAGCCCGGTCTCGGGCGCTATGTAGGTTTCGTTCACGTACTGCAACCCGCGGGATGAGGTGACGTTCCACGAATAGCCGGTCGTCGGATTCTCGGCGAGGCGGATCTTGATTTCGCTCCCCGCCGGGAGGGTGGCGGTTGTGTTGTCGGCCGTCTCGTTAAAGACAAACTCCTCCGCGGGTGCGGCCGTTGCGGTCGCTGTCGGCGTGGGTGTCTCGGTCGCGTTTCCCGGTACCGTCGGCTGCGATGTGCAACCGGCCATGAGCATACAGGCTACCAGGAATCCTGCAACCAAGATGCCGTAGATACTCTTTACCTGAACCATACGGTATGATCCTCCGGATCCGATAAAAACCTTCGTAAATCAACGGGGCCCGCTGCCTCGGGCCCCCTCGCCGCGAGCGCTCTGCGGAAGGTCGGCCGTCGTTTTCGAGGATACCTCTACGGGACCAGAAACGTAATCCAACCGTTGAAGTCTCCTCATAACGACAAAAAAGAATGTATAAATACAATTCTGATGTTTAAATTCTTCTGAGGGCATGTTTGTGAAAACCTCCCCCCTAAAACTGATCTTCCCGGGGCTCATCGTGGTGCTCGGGATCTGTCTCTGCATGACGGCTGGCTGCACATCGAATTCATCGGATACACGACGACGCCCGAGGCGACCTCGGCGGCCCCTACCGCCGGGACCACCGTCTCCGGGGCCGCCAAAGGAAGCGCAACCGCGGTTCCGTTTGCGACCCTGATATCGTTCCTGCCCAATGCACCCGCAGGCTGGACCGCCGAAGACCCTGTCGGAGCTTCTATGGTGATCGAGGATGGCCAGTGGAGTTGGGCATCCTGCGGTTACACCAAAGACGATGCCGTAGCGACGGTCCTGATCCAGGACTCCGCATACTACGATGTCGGCTACTGGGAGTCGTGGGACACGCTTGTCGCGTTCGAGACGACCGAGGGCTACTACAAACAGGGTAGAGTCGGCGGCTACCCCTCTTGGGAAGTCTTCACCAAACCTGCGTCTTACGGCACATGGGTCGGGCTGAACGAACGGTTCATGGTCTATGTCGGCGTTGAAGACGGCTCCAAGCAGGATCTGGATGCGTTCGTGAACGCCATCAACTACGGCGGCATCGCGAACCTGAAGTAAACTCGGAAAACCTCCTTTTTTCCAACCGAAGAACTACCGCCCCGGCACGGCCGTAATGATGTAATGGTACGGCCCCGATTCGGCGACCGTCTTGACCTCAAGCCCGGCTTCCGCCATCAGCGCCGCCGCATACTCCGGGCTGAATTTCTTCTCGGGCGGCGGACCGAGGGGAAGGGTCTCCTTCTTCCAGTCCACGTCGACGATCACCCCGGTGGGTGCCGCCATCCTCTTTGCGTTGCCGAGCGCCCGGACCGGGTCGACGAAGTCGTGGAGGTCGATGCCGAAGAAGACGACGTCGGCGCAACCCTCGCAGAGGATGACCTCCTCGGCCATCCCGCGGTGGAGGACGACGTTCTCGAGCCCCTCGCCGAGGGCTTTCTCCTGCAGCAGGTCCAACGCTTCGGCGTCGATATCGATCCCGCAGACGCGGCCGTGCGGCCCGACCTTCCGGGCGGCAGGAAGCGCGAAGAATCCGTCCCCGCACCCGACGTCGATGAAGATATCCCCGGGAGCAAGCCCGATCCCGTCAAGGACAGACTCGGGGTGCTGCCATAGCCGCCGCGCGGCCTCATCCCTCCGAGCGTGTCTCCGGGGGCGTAGGTGATGCACCATGCCGATGCCGATGGTCCGCACTCCTCAATAACCTGCCGCCCTATTAGGGTACTCCCGAACCGGCGTGCGGTTAGGTAGTGCGGCCACTCTGCATAGGAGAAAAAAGGGTGGTGGAGGATTGATGAGTGAGAACGGGAGGCGAGTACGGTGGTATAGGTATACCCGGACACTGTATAGAGCGTTGGAACGTGAATGGAGGCATGTTTCGCGCAGATACCTATCCGGCTGTTCTATTTGGTACTGATCCCCCGTATCCCAAATATATTATATTCTGGGCAGCATGAAAATGCTTTTGGCCGGTACCTCTCGACATCGCCTTATCCTGCCTCGGCAGGGAGCAACCATGCACAACGGTTATATATGAACATCAGGTTCTCTGGGGAATCAGATCTGGGAGACGAACAGATGATCCGGATGTCTGCGACCGCTCCTTTCGGGAGCATAAGAAGGCGTGCGATCGGGTGTATCGTCGGCGCACTCGCCCTAGCCCTGATTCTCATCCCGGCGGCGGCAGCCGCGGACGCTCCGACGGTCGTCGTCTCCAACTATACCGTCACCCCGGCCGTCCTGATGCCGGGGGACGAAGGGACGATCACGGTGGTGCTCACGAGCACGGCGTCCGCAGCCGTGGGGTCGGCACTCAACGTCCAGGTGGGCACGGGGGGTGTGAACACCTCGCAGAACACGCCGAGCAACGCCTACATCGAGAACGTGCTCCTAAACGGCGAGGGAATCGAGGTCCTGACCGGGAGTTACCAAGACATCGGCGAGCTCGGCCCCGGCCAGTCTATCCCGCTCACCTTCCGGATCCGTGCCCCCGGCGCGGAGGGCATCTACTTCCCGGAGGTCTGGGTCGGGGTGCGGGATGCGGCCGGTGTGAGATACCCCATACCGGTGAACGTCAACTCCGCATATGCCCTGATCAAGAAACCCTCGATCCGGGTGGAGAGAACCGTCCCGGCATCGGTCGACCCCGGCGACTCCTTCAACGTCACGCTCACCCTCCTCAACGAGGGCCGGGCGAGTGCAAGCGACGTCTCCGTCAAGATCAACGCAAGTTCCCATGCGATCACCCCGAAGACGTCGGAGAACTACTACATCCCCGTACTTGAGCCCGGCGGGACGTCGGTCCTCTCAATGGCGTTCGAGACCGATACCAACGCACCGCTCGGGCTTGAACCGGTCTTTGTCACCATCGACTACCGAAACGCCGATCTCGCGGCGTTCCGGCAGGTTGAGACGATCGGCATCCCCATCGTCGGCCGCGCCGAGATGGGCGTCGCCTCCATCAGGACCGATCCTACCCGGATCGTCGCCGGAGACCAAGTAGACCTGACGGTCAGGATAGAGAACACCGGGACGGCGGACGCAAAGTCTGTCCGGGCGACCATCGACGACCTGGACCTCCCGGGGACGAAAGAGGCGTTTCTTGGGACGATAGAGCCCGGGAACGACGGTCCGGCGGTATTCTCCCTGCAGGCAGGCCGAGCGGGAGAGTTTCCCTACACCCTCACCATCCAGTATACCGACGACTATGGAGCGCACACAACCAAACAGGCTCTGCGGATGATCGTTGCGGAGCCGAACCCGGTCCCGGCGATCGCCGTCGCGGCAGCGGTCCTCATCATCGTTGTCGTGGCCGCATTCCTCTGGTATCGGAGACGAAAGGAGGAGTGACTACCTGTGTTTGCAGGCCTCGGGGTCTCTGCGTTCCTAGCGTGGAAGTCCATAGAGCGCGGGAGTAAAGGGACGCTCGCCCTCACCATCATGATCGTCGCCCTTATCTTCGTGAACTTGGTCTTCCTCCCCTCCATCATCTCCGGGGTCGTCAAGACCTTCGACGACCAGTCGATCAACTTTGACTTCGGAAACCTGGTCATCGAGCCCCGGGAAGGGAGCCAGTACATCGACAACGTGACCGGCCTCCAGAAGAAAGTCGAGCGGATCCCCGGGATCACCGGCACATCTCCCCGGATAGCCGCCGGAGTGACCTACTTCTACCGGGGCCGCAACGCCGCAAGCACGCTCTACGGCATAACCCCCGAGGATGAGCGGTCGGTCACCAAGATCGCCGACTACATGACCGAAGGCGAGTTCCTCTCGAACGGGGATACCGACGCCATCATCATGGGCACGACCCTCGCGGGGCAGGAGGGCGAGGAGGCGGGCGGCCTCCCCTCCCTTCAGGGGGTCGTGGTCGGCGACTCGGTGGAGGTCGCCTACCCGAACGGCGAGACGCGGACCTACCGCGTGAAAGGGATCTACGAGACCCAGTCTTTCGGCGTCGATACGGCAGCCTTTGTCACCAGTCGGGAGATGAGCGGGGTGCTGGGGCTCCGCGACCAGACCTCTACGGTCCTCGTGAAGACCGAGGTCGACGGCAGGGAAGAGGAGTACAAGAAGGAACTCCTCTCCTACGGTATCCAAGAAGAGATCCGGACGTTTCGAGAGAAAGCGGGGGGTTTCGTCGACCAGGCAATCCAGAGTTTCAACATCATCAACAGCATCTCGACGCTCGTCAGCCTGATCATCGCCGTCGTGGTGGTCTTCATCGTGATCTTCATCAACACCGTGAACCGGCGGCGGCAGATCGGGATCTTAAAGGCGATCGGCATCGACCAGCAGATCATCATCAACTCCTACGTCCTCCAGGTCCTCTTCATCACCGCCGTCGGGGTGCTGGCCGGGATGGCGCTCGCGGCCGCCGTGACGACCTACCTGACCGCCTACCCGCTCGTCTTCCCGGGCGGTCCGGTCTACCCGGTCGTGGAAGCCTCCGCCATCCTCCGGAGCATTGCAAGCCTCTTTGCGGTCTCGGTGGTAGCGGGCTACGTTCCTGCGTGGCAGATCGTCCGGGAGGATATCCTCTCCGCAATCAGGGGATGAAACATGATCGTCGCAGAGAACCTCATGAGGGTCTACGCCATGGGCAAGGTGGAGGTCCGCGCCCTCGCCGGCGTCTCGCTTGAGGTCGCCAAGGGGGAGTTCGTCGGGATTATGGGGGCGAGCGGCAGCGGGAAGTCGACGCTCCTGCATATCCTCGGGCTCCTCGACCGCCCCACCTCCGGCAGGGTCAGGATCGACGGGACCGACGTCCTTGCCCTCTCCGACCACCAGCGGACCCTCTTCCGGCTGAACCGGCTCGGCTATGTCTTTCAGGACTATGCCCTCATCGGCGAACTCACAGCACGGGAGAACGTCTACTTGACGTCGCTTGTCAGGGGGGCTCCAAAGGAGGAGTACCTCAGGAGGAGTGCCGAGATCCTCGAGCGGGTCGGCCTCGGCGACCGGATGGACCACCGGCAGAGCGAACTCTCGGGCGGGGAGCAGCAACGGGTGGCGATCGCGCGTGCGCTCGTGAACAACCCGAGCATCCTGCTCGCCGACGAGCCCTGTGCCAACCTGGACAGCCAGACATCGAGGAGCATCCTCGACCTCTTTGCCCGACTCAATGAAGACCTGAACCAGACGATCGTGATGGTCTCGCACGAAGAGTGGCATAAGGAGTACTTCTGCCGGGTCGTCACCCTGCGGGACGGGCTGATCGGCGATATGGAGGCGTGCAGGAGGAGGCCGGGCTCGGGGAACAGTAGGGAGACCCCGTGAGCAGGCCCGCGGTGCGTTTGTCTTTCCGGCCCGTATCGGTGCGACGGTCGTCGGAACGGCTGTGTCTGCAAGCGGCTTGGGATCAGTTTGAGGCGTTATCTGGGGAAAGTACGGCAGCCACATTTTTATATCATATTGGATATACCCGTCCGGCCGGTGAGATCTATGCAGGAAGTCAAGACATTCAGGTGCAAGGACCTCGGCCTTGCGTGCGAATTCGAGGAGAAGGCGGAGAGCGAGAACGAGCTGATGAAGCGTATCGAGGGGCATGTCCAGACCGCCCACCAGATGAACCCGGAACAGCCCGAAGTCCGGGAGAAACTCCTCAAGGCGGTGAAGTGAGGGGCGGCGGCCCCTCGTGACTCTTTTTTGTTTCGGCGCCGAGGGACGGCCTCTCGAAGACCGCGAGTCATCTCACGCTCGGTCCGTTGCGCACTCCCGTTAAGCGATTCCGGGTGAGTTGCGGCGGACGGGACATCTTAAAGTAAAGATGATCAGGGATCTTCGCGCCTTCGCGTGAGGCAGCCGCGGATACTGACGGACCCGGCCGTGAGCTGCCTTTATGTCTCCCGGCGGTATATTCGGTCCATCATGCGAGGGGAGAAGATGGAGACGACGACCCAGTGGCTGGTAACGCTGACGTTCCGGGTGACGGTAAGCGGTGTCCGGTCGAAAGACGACTCTGTGGCTGCAGGTCTTGAGCAACTGAAGCAGAGTCTGAACAGAGGAGAGGACGTCCCGATGGAGGCGAATGTCCGAAGGATCACGAACCTCGTCGAGGAGGAGCCGATCTTCGGCGTGAAGTGGTGATCGGGGTCCGGCGTGGATCGGCCGGGAAAACACTTTTCTACCCCTACCGCCTTGATCGGCCCCATGCACGAACTTCCCGATACGGTTGCCGTCGACGTCGTCCTTTTGCCCCCCGGACCGATCATGGACCTCGCGATCGGCGCGAATCGGACCCTGCTCGCCGGCAACCCGGGCGGTGGGATACGCCTCGATAACGAGGGCTGCCTTCCGCACATCTCGGTCGCCATGTTCCCTGCGAAGCGTGAGGATCTCCCGGCGATAACCGCAAATGTCGACCGGGTTGCCCGACGTTGCTCTCCCATGGCCCTAACCATCGACGCCGTCGCAAAGCACCGAGTAAACACTGGAGAGACCGTCTCCGTCTTTCACATCCTGCGGCCGGAGATCATCCAACTCTTCCACAAAACAATCATGAACGCCGTAAAGCCCTACCAAGCACCTCCGGCCGGGCCCGAGATGTTCGCGGGCGAGGCGTCCGCAGCATCGGTCGACTGCCTCCTACGGTTCCCGAAGACCTCCGCTTATGAACGTTACTCTCCGCACATCACGCTCGGGTTCGGCGACCTTCCCGAGTTAATCCCCGGGATCGACTTCCCCATCCGGTTCGAGGCGACGAAGGCCGCCGTCTGCCGTCTGGGCAACCATTGCACCTGCCGGAGGATCCTTGCCGAGTTCGACCTCGGAGCCGGCGTACTCGCCGGCCACGGCAGGACGGTTCGCCGTTAGGCCTGCGCGCTACAGAAGCAGCCCTTTCACGTACTGCTTCACGCAGTGAACGCACCCGGAGCAGCGGTCGATCGTTCCGGTCTCCAGGACTTCGACCACAGGTGGCTCCGTCCGTATCCGGCGGGCGAGTTCCTCTTGCTCCGCCGCTATCCGGAGGAAGGCCGCAAGCGGCATGAACGGCCTGGCCTGCACCGGGACGATCTGAAAATCCGCATAATCCGCACCAAGCGTCGAGTTTCGGGCGAGGTCTTCGTCGAAGTAGAGGATGACCTCAAACCCGTGGCGTTCCTGCAGATCCTTTAAGCGGTTGAGCGGGAGCCGCATCCCCGCCGCGAGGCCGATCGACTCGAACTCCTCCGGTGTTCCGGGGGAGAAACTTGTTGTATTCGATGCTTCCGTCACGGTATCACTCAGAGGAAATGATTTGGCGGATGGTGACTTCTTTTCTCCGGCGGAAGAGCGCGACGAATGGGCGGTCAGGGGCTATGTGGGAAAAATATTTCTCTTTCCTCAAAAACTGAACAAAATTCCACTATTTTTACATAAACTCATAATTAATAATCTCAAATTGATAGGAATATTTATCAGGCAGAATTGGAATACATCAGATACTTCCCAAAGCATCGTGAATACGCAAAATTTGCCTAAATCCGGGTTATTTAGGCAAGAGGGGTGCAGTATGGCCGATGTTTGGAGAAGTAAGGCCCGGATCTGCCTGCAACACGGGGTCCGGCGATCGAGGATGAGAAGACATGACCAGCACCACACCATCATCAGGAAACTCGGCAGAGCATGCCGGTAAATCCGCGGAAGAACTCACACGGTTCCGGCTCCTCGCCCAGGGGCTCGATTCGGTCGAGCTGCCCATGCACCTGATCGATACCGACTACACGATTGTCTACATAAACCAAGCGGCCGCAAACCTCCTCCGGATGAGGAAGGAGGATGCCGTTGGGAAGCGGTGTTACGACCTCTATCGGACCGGAAACTGCAGAACCGCCCAATGCCCGTGCAGGGTCGCAATGGAGCGGCACACTGTTTACCGTTGCGACAATGCCTGCGGAGATGCGATCATCGACTGTACCGGCGCGCCGCTGACCGACGGGCAAGGAAGGGTCGTGGGTGCGATCGAGTACTTCCCCGACGTGACCGAGAAGAGGCGGGCGGTTGCCGATATCCTCCGTGTGGCCGGGGAGGCACGGGAGGGGAACCTGCTGGCTCGGACAGAAACAGAGCGGTACACGGGAGACATCCGGGAACTTGCCGAAGGGGTGAACGGGATCATCGAAGCGGTGGTGGAGCCGCTCGAAGAGGCGATGAGGCTTGCGGATGCCTACGCCTCTGGAAACTACGTCGTTCGGTTCAGCGAAAAAATCTATGCCGCCGGTGAATTCCAAAAGTTCAAAGAGGCGCTGAACCACATCGGAACCTCCTCATCGGCGACCGTCGTCAACCTCAACAGCGCTATCGCCCAGCTGGAGGCCGGGACGGCGGAGATGGGCAAAGGCTCGGATGAGATCGCGAAGGCGTCGGAGCAGGTGGCTCTGACGAGCCAGCGTTGCGCAGACCTCTCAAAGCAGGTCCTCCAACAGATCGAGAGCGTCGACCGCCAGATCGCCGACCTCTCCGCGTCCAACGAGGAGGTGGCGAGCACCGCGCAGGATGTCCTTGAACGGTCAAGTAAGGCTGCAGCCCGGGGTAAGGAGGCACAGAACCTCGGGAACGCAGCCAACCGGAAGATGGTCGACGTCGAGAAGATCGCAGAGCGGAGCGTCGTGGAGATCGAGCAGCTCAATACTCAGATCCGTGAGATCGACAAGATCGTCAAGATTATCAACGACGTCGCGAGCCAGATCAACCTCCTTGCGCTCAACGCCGCGATCGAGGCCGCCCGGGCCGGGGAGCACGGTCGTGGGTTCGCGGTCGTAGCCGGCGAAGTCAGGAACCTTGCCGGCGAGGCAAAGAGCGCGACCCGTCACATCGAGCAGGTCATCGACGCGGTCCAGGTCAGCAGCGAGAGGACGGCGGCTTCGATAAAGTCGGCGAACAGCGAGATCGATTCCGGCGTCGAGAGCGTGAACCAGACGATCGAGGCCTTAAACGAGATCATCGCCGAGACCGGGGCCGTCACCCGGAGCATCGCAGAGATAGCAAAGGCGACGGAAGATCAGGCAAACGTCGCCAACCACGTAGTGCAGGCCATGAGCGAGGGGACCCGGTTGACCAAGGAGACCCAGGCACAGGTGGAGAGCCTCGCAGCCCTCGCAGAGGAGACCAGCGCCTCCACCGAGGAGATCGGCAGCGCCACCCATGAACTCAACGCCATGGCGGTGCGCCTCAAAGCGACCACGAAGAACATCAAGGTCTGATTTCGGGGGGAGAGCGATGGCAGCGACTGTTGACGTGGTGGAGTTTGAGATACAGAACTCCCTTTACGCCCTCGATATCGGCGTTGCAAGAGAGATCGTCGAGATGATGCCGGTCACTTCGATTCCCCGATCTCCCCCGTACCTTGCCGGTATCATCAACCTGCGGGGGGAACTCACGAACATCATCAACCTTGCAGACCTCCTCAACCCGACGTCGTCCGGGAGCGTCTCCGGGAGCCAGAAGATCATCGTTTTGGTCCCGGAGGCGGCAGGAGGCTCAAACATCGGCATCATCGTGGACGAGGTCCATAGCGTCATCAAGGTCTCGGAAGAGGATACCGAGACCATGGACGGGTCGATCTCGAGCGCGGCCTACATCAAGGGCATCATCAAACTCGGTCGCGTCGAGGGGGCCAAGCAGGCGGGAAAGGACTTGGTTATCTGGATCGATCTCCCGAAACTCCTCGGCGACCTTGTCACCCGCGGCCGTGGGGCGGCATGACTCTCATATCTTTTTATAAATCCACATCTTTGTGGGCAAACATGAATTATATCGGATAATATTCCGAAGAAATCCATTTTTCAATATTTAAACAAAAATCAAAGAACCAATAAATATTTATTTAGATCTGGAAAATTAATTATCCATGCCTCTTCGCTCCCAAGACCTCCCCGGCAT is a window of Methanoculleus sp. 7T DNA encoding:
- a CDS encoding methyl-accepting chemotaxis protein — protein: MTSTTPSSGNSAEHAGKSAEELTRFRLLAQGLDSVELPMHLIDTDYTIVYINQAAANLLRMRKEDAVGKRCYDLYRTGNCRTAQCPCRVAMERHTVYRCDNACGDAIIDCTGAPLTDGQGRVVGAIEYFPDVTEKRRAVADILRVAGEAREGNLLARTETERYTGDIRELAEGVNGIIEAVVEPLEEAMRLADAYASGNYVVRFSEKIYAAGEFQKFKEALNHIGTSSSATVVNLNSAIAQLEAGTAEMGKGSDEIAKASEQVALTSQRCADLSKQVLQQIESVDRQIADLSASNEEVASTAQDVLERSSKAAARGKEAQNLGNAANRKMVDVEKIAERSVVEIEQLNTQIREIDKIVKIINDVASQINLLALNAAIEAARAGEHGRGFAVVAGEVRNLAGEAKSATRHIEQVIDAVQVSSERTAASIKSANSEIDSGVESVNQTIEALNEIIAETGAVTRSIAEIAKATEDQANVANHVVQAMSEGTRLTKETQAQVESLAALAEETSASTEEIGSATHELNAMAVRLKATTKNIKV
- a CDS encoding chemotaxis protein CheW; this encodes MAATVDVVEFEIQNSLYALDIGVAREIVEMMPVTSIPRSPPYLAGIINLRGELTNIINLADLLNPTSSGSVSGSQKIIVLVPEAAGGSNIGIIVDEVHSVIKVSEEDTETMDGSISSAAYIKGIIKLGRVEGAKQAGKDLVIWIDLPKLLGDLVTRGRGAA